The following proteins come from a genomic window of Gimesia chilikensis:
- a CDS encoding class I SAM-dependent methyltransferase, producing MSFDRAVSLARYNWPLYLTCCLVAAVGFTIWTTQLGPPLILYLGLFGAVVATWYAIASFVAFHIMFDRPDFLSGDWLTRCVELPPQSCVQLSICVEETTLPVPKIFPLAEYIELDLFDESLMTEPAIARAKQKSGDSPILAAKPDALPLSDNSSELTVVTLVVHEIRDASQREAFFRELARITTPGGRLIIAEHLRNVAAAAVFGPGLFHFYPRFAWITLAKNTELEIEYEFDITPFFHIFVLRHSGCSQKGYEQTGCSQKGYEQKRFQEP from the coding sequence ATGAGTTTTGACCGCGCTGTTTCCCTCGCTCGATACAACTGGCCGCTTTACCTCACCTGCTGCCTGGTGGCAGCTGTTGGATTTACCATCTGGACGACCCAGCTGGGGCCGCCGCTCATCCTTTACCTGGGACTCTTCGGTGCTGTGGTTGCGACCTGGTATGCGATCGCGTCTTTCGTCGCATTTCACATCATGTTTGATCGTCCTGATTTTCTTTCCGGTGATTGGCTGACTCGTTGCGTCGAACTGCCGCCCCAATCATGTGTCCAACTAAGTATCTGCGTCGAGGAAACGACTCTCCCAGTCCCGAAAATATTTCCTCTCGCCGAATACATCGAACTGGACCTGTTTGACGAATCCCTGATGACCGAACCGGCAATTGCCAGAGCAAAGCAGAAGTCTGGCGATTCCCCGATTCTCGCCGCCAAACCAGATGCACTGCCGCTGTCAGACAACTCTTCTGAATTGACAGTGGTGACTCTCGTTGTGCACGAAATCCGCGATGCGTCACAGCGCGAAGCATTTTTTCGGGAGTTAGCACGAATCACCACCCCGGGAGGGCGGCTGATTATTGCCGAACATCTTCGCAACGTTGCTGCCGCTGCGGTATTTGGCCCGGGGTTATTCCATTTCTACCCTCGGTTCGCCTGGATAACGCTGGCGAAAAATACAGAACTCGAAATAGAATACGAATTTGATATCACGCCATTTTTCCATATCTTTGTGTTGCGTCATTCGGGATGCAGCCAAAAAGGATATGAACAGACGGGATGCAGCCAAAAAGGATATGAACAGAAAAGGTTCCAGGAACCATAA